Part of the Urocitellus parryii isolate mUroPar1 chromosome 2, mUroPar1.hap1, whole genome shotgun sequence genome, aaaacctacgcatacaaaagaaaaaaatgttaatagagTCCTCGGTCAGAGGGGGCCTGACTCTTGGGAGTCCCAACAAATCAGGTCTGGCCACTTGTCCCAAACAGAAAAATTGTGCAAGGcaagaatatattaaatatagctGTATCAGAAAGACAAGGGGATCAAGCATCTGCAGCCCTGTCTTGGGGTATTGACAGAACTTCCAGATTATACAGGGAAGGGTGCAAGGAACATGCATGGCCAAGCAGGCAGTACTGCTCCAACAGTGGTCTGGCTGATCATTATCTCAGCTCTGGCTCCATGAAAATATCTTACGGCTTGAGGGGCAATTTGGTTCCCAAGACAGGTGTTCCTGCTTAGGGGGATAGTCTCTGTTCTCAAAATTACAGCTGCTCCCACATAGGAAGGCAGTCTCATCAGTGATCTGTCTGGAAGACTCACTGTTCTTGGCAGGTTTAGGGCAGTGACTGGAGATTTCTGGGCCTCAGTGGGGCAGGGAGTGAAAGACATGGGGGAGCTGATCTGAAACATGACACTGTAAAAGCTGACTGACCATAGTCCCAGGGACTCTGGAAGGCTGAGATGGGagcattacaagttcaaggccagcctgggcaacttggcaagaccctgtctcaaaataaaaaaatcaaaaagggctgagcatgtagcccagtggttaacaccacctgggttcaatccccaaaactgccccccccccaaaaaaaaagtgaaagctgACTGACGATCTGTTGATATCCCTACAAATCCTGAAAATACCTAGTTACTCTTGGTGACTTCAGCATCAAAGGGGGAGGAATAACAATTTTAGTATTTAAACTCCTTAAATATTTAACATGCCTATAGGTAGAGTGGAGCAGGAATATGACCCAAAGTTTAAGGTAACAAAGGAAACACAAAGTAAAGAGAGTGATGTTAAGCTTTTCTTCTATTTGTACATACCCATTGGGTATCCACAGGACCAAGAGTCAGAGCTTTTTAGTGATAAGAACCCTTAAAACTGTTATAAAACACCAAAATCTCATGTTTAccaaataaatttgacaaaacacCAAAAGGTTGTTAATGTGGGAACAGGtagcatatttatatttttttcttttggtcctgggaattgaaaacaggggcactttaccactgagctacatccttctttttaaaatttgacacagaatctcactaaattattatttttttttaaagagagagtgatagagggagagagagaattttttaatatttatttatttatttttataaataatgcatTATTGTTTATTAAAATCATCCTGAAGTATCAGAGAAcaccagaattattttttttaacagagagagagagagagagaggattttttaaaatatttattttttagttttcggcggacacaacatctttgtatgtggtgctgaggatcgaacccgggctgcacgcatgccaggcgagcgcgctaccgcttgagccacatccccagcccctcactaaattattgaggctatcctcaaacttgcaatcctcctacctcagcctccctagtctgttattacaggcatgcaccaaagTGCCCAGCATTCTTGTATATGACTAGTGGAACCACCAATTGGAACAACCTCTATGGAGACCATTTAGTCATCTTAAACGTAAAAATGCTGAGtagggcaaggtggcacatgactgtaatacCAACTATTTGGGATGTTAAAGCAAGTCCAGtctgggcaattcagcaagaccctgtctcaaaatttaaaagaaaacaagtggGGAAGGCATGgactagggatacagctcagtggtggttGATCCAGGGCTCAATTCTCAgtatcaccaaaaacaaaacaaaacaaagcttaCAAATGCATATACTTTTACTCAGCAATTTCACTTGTAGGAATTTTGTTATTCAGTAAATCTTTTAGTAATTTCATTGTACAAGTGAGTATGTATAGTATGGTTGAACACGTTTctatcattgaaaaatattttactctataAACCTAAGTACCTTTCTAATGATTATACATgcctaaacattttaaaaggaataagttggagctggggatttggctcaagcggtagcgcacttgcctggcatgcgtgcgacccgggttcgatcctcagcaccacatacaaacaaagatgttgtgtccaccaaaaactaaaataaatattaaaaattctcttaaaaaaaaaaaaaagggataagtTGGATGTGGAACtcgtgatagagcacttgcccagcatgcacaaggcccttggttcaattcccagcaccagtgaatgaaaaaaaaaaaaaaaaaaatgctgggggcCTTGACttcggaggttgaggcaggaggatcataaattcaaagccagccttatcaatttatccaggccctaagcaacttagggagaccctatctcagaataaaaacataaacagggatggaatgtggctcagtggttaatccctggtataaaataagaaaaaaaaaaaaaaagaaaaagaaaagaactaagaATATTTCTGGTCCAGCATGTGAAAAACATACAACTCCCAATCTAACAAGAAAAaagccaagcatgtgtgaggctgtgggttcaatccacagtgtcacacacacaaaaaagaaaaggtaaaaaaaaaaaaaagaaaagaaagaaaagcaagtccAATAAACTTGAAAAACAATTCATACTCAGGATGCAACTGATATCACAGAGCAAACTGTTGTTCCAAATATTGGAAAAAAGACAGGTAGATATtgagaatatttagaatatttgccACAGGAGCCCAAAAGAAGCCTCCTCGTGAACTAGTACCTAGTTACTTTTAGCCAGCACATTGAATTGGGCTTTTGACAAAATTTTATAAGGCATAGCAAAAGATTTAAACATGGTTTTTAAAGCACAGAGCAAGAGCTTGGTGTGATTgcctacacctgtaatcccaacagtttgggaggctgaggcagaggatcacaagttcaaaggcagcctcagtaatttaccaagagcctatctcaaaatataaaaaagggctaggaatgtggctcagtggtaaagcacctctgaggggttcaatcctcaaaaccaaaataaataaaacaaaagtaaagacAGATCCAGATTGAAAGTGGGCACAGTGGCAGggacctgtagtcccagctacttgggaggaggTGGTAAGGacacttgagcccatgagttcagAGCCCACCTGGGAAACATGacacttagggaaaaaaaaaaaaatcggacTAAGATATGACAGAGATGTTAAACTTATCAGGCCAGAAATTTAAGACAACTTCAGTTAATATACTaaggaaggctgagataggaggattgtgggttcaaatccagccttagcaacattgaggcactaagcaactcagcgagaccctgtctcaaaatacaaaatagggctggggatgtggttcagtggttgaatgtccctgagttcaattcccagtaccaaaaataattttatatacaaatacacacacacacacaaagggctctgatggaaaaaaatgaacactcAAACACAGATGGGCAATGCCGAGTGGAGACGTGAACTCTGAAACAATGAAAAGGTAGAAACAGAAACACTGTAAGGGAAATGAAGCTTGCCTTTCAGACTTAATAACAGACTGGACGCACCTAAGCACTGGGTCAGCGGGCTTGAAGAGATGTCAATGGAAACACcccaaacagaaaagcaaaaagaaaatagaatgaaagacAGAAATGAATGCACAAGTCTGATGAGGCAATAGTAAAAAGCTTCCATGCATGTAATGAGAATaccagaagaaatatttaaaagcaatagTTGAGTATATCAAAATTAATGACACAAAATCAGATGCAGGAAGTTCAGAGGATAAGCATCAAAAAACCCTACATCTAGGGCATATTACATCCAAACTGTAGaaactcaagataaaaaaaatcttgaagggggggaaaaaaacactaaCTGTAAAGGAACAAGGATAAACTGCAATGGACACCTCACTAAAagatacagatggcaaataagcatatggaAAGGTGCTGAACTTCATGTCATTAGGGAACTGCAAAACGAACTATGAGATACTACTACATACTTGTTAGAATGCTAAAACCCAAGCACAGGCAATGGCAAATGGTGACAAGCATGAGGTGCAATGAGACTATCATTctattattgggctggggacatagttcagttggtacagtgcttgccttgcatgctgaaggccctgtgttcaatccccagtaccaccaagaataaaaagaagagctccatcattgctggtggaaatgcaaaatgcCATAGCCACTTTGAAAAGTCAGTTTGTTACAAAGCTAAACTCCTACCATGGAATCCATGCTTTTTGGCATTTACTCAGATGAGTGAAAATTTATGTATTACCCCTCCCAACACACAAAAATCTGCACACTgatgtttataacagctttattcataattgccaaaacttggaagcaaccaaggtGTCTTTCGGTAGCTGAATGAATACATGAACGGTGGTATATCTTGAGAATGGATacactcagcactaaaaaaataatccatgaaGACATGAAGAGACCTTAAATACATATTTCAGACtactttaaaatacatgtttatgATTCTAAATATAAAGCATCCTAAAAAGGGCAAAGTTACAATGTCAGTAAAAAGATCTGATTTATAGAGGCTtggcaggaggaaaaaagaaacaggtagAACTGAGGAATGGAGGATTAGGGCCTAGATAGTTATGAATTATCATGCAGAATGTTGGATACACGTCAAACCTTATTCAGTGGCCAGTGTAATGAGGGCCATAATCCCAACTATTTGGGAGacttgaggtaggaggattgcacatCCAAAGCTGGCtttggcaacttttttttttggggggaggggggtgccagggatgctttaccactgtgccacaccccatctttttatttttagacagggtcttgctaagctgttgagactgatctcaaacttgcaatcctcttgacctagcctcccaagtctctgggggattacaaatgtgtatcTCCACACccaaccagcctcagtaatttactGAGACCccccctatatcaaaataaaaaaatataaagggctgtgAATATAGATTAGTAGTAGTgttttcctgggttcaatccctagtaaaacacaaacacaaacacacacacacacacacacacacacacacacacacacacacacatcaaaatcACAAGACATTCAACAAAAAGCATGAAATCAAATATacaactggggttgtagctcagtggtagagtacttgactacacgtgtgaggccctgggttcgatcctcagtgccacataaagaTAATAATTCATTATAACTAGTAATAATAGGTAGTTAATAAAGAGGCAGGGGGTTAGggttatagcccagtggtagagtgtccctgggttcaatcttagtacacacacaacaaaattaatattaaagagaAGCATAAAAGAACTCTTGCTCAGTTTCCCCATAAACCTAGCAGCTCTCTCTCTATATAGTTAATACTCGAGTCTGACACAAATGATCAGGAGACACTGAAAATGAAAGACGGTCAGAAACCAGCCCAGCATTCATCAGGCTGTGTGATGATTTACCTATGGGCTCTCCACCACTTgtcctgggagggaagaggaatatTTGCAAATTTATGTCCTGTTTTGGGGCCAATAGTGGGAAAGCAAAAaactttttgtctgtttcttctcAATTGCCTTCAGATCAAAACAGTACTTCAACATTGCttaaggtgggctggggatgtggctcaagcagtagcccgctcgcctggcatgcgtgcggcccgggttcgatcctcagcaccacatacaaagatgttgtgtccgccgagaactagaaaataaatattaaaaaaaaaaattcactctctctttaaaaaaatgtaaatgaaggaGTGTGGCTGTGTTCTAATAaacctttatttacaaaaaaaaaaaaaaacattgcttaaGGTGGCACCTTTTGGTATCCTACAGTGCAttgctttttctctcttgttATACTTAATCCTTTCATCATCTTCTTATTCCTACAAGACAAGTTAGAAAAGAATTGTAAAAAAATTTACTAGAGTAGATACCATTTAACACTAACCCCTTGAAAGTGGCTGATAAACAAGAAATGCAATTCTGGAGCTCCTGAGCAGTTTACCCCCATACAGGATAGTGAGTTAAAAGGATACAcggaggggctgggttgtggctcagtggtagagcacttgcctagcccgtgcaaggccctgggttggatcctcagcaccacatatagataaataaaggcattatacccatctacaactacaaaaaaattatttaaataaaaatataggggctggggatgtggctcaagcggtagcgagctcgcctggcatgcgtgcggcccaggttcgatcctcagcaccacataccaacaaagatgttgtgtccgccgaaaactaaaaaaaaaataaatattaaaaaaaattctctctctctctctcctctctcactctctctttaaaaaaaaaataataaatatatatatatatatatatatatatatatatatatattttaaaggatacaTGTTTAACAGAGGAACAGCACTGTCTACTTATTCTCAGGACTCCTGTTTATTGCAGTGGTCATCTTTATACTTTCCCATCCCACAGTTCCTCCCCATTTACACACACTTATGATACtcccattaaaaaaatgaagaaacaagtaGTACATATTGGaatatattactcagccataaagaatgaaatgatggcatttgccagtgaatAGAAGGagctagagactatcatgctaagtgaaataagccaatcccaaaatgttaaacaaaggttgaatgttctctgcAAATGCTGACTCAAAAAGGGGGTGAAGGTTCACCAGATTGGGCAGGGGAGTgtagggaaaggagaggggatgggaataggaaagacagtagaacgaatcagacagaactttcctatgttcatatatgaacacatgaccagtgtaactccacatcatgtacaaccacgagaatgggatcctaattagaataagtcatactccatgtatgtatgtcaaaatatgttcTATTGTCACGAgtaactgaaaagaataaaaaagtttaaaaaaaagagaaaggagtagaaagaatgtgtgtgtgggagagattACTTTTATGGTCTCTCTAAAATCTAAAACAGCTTGTaatgtatgtttttttcctaGAGGCTATGTAATCATTATATTCTGAAAGAAGTGTCTGTCTCAAAGCtgggcacctgtaatcccagcaactagtgaggctgaggcaggatgattttaagttcaaggccagcctcagcaatttagtgaggcccttggCCGGGCTTGGTGATCCCAggggttccagaggctgaggcaggaggatcatgtgttcaaaacCAACtacagcaaaaagcaaggtactaagcaactcagtgagaccccatttctaaatatatatgaaataggtctgggaatgtggcttggtggttgagtgcccccaagttcaatcaatcaataaataaataagactgggaatgtagctcagatagataaataaataagtaaataaataaataaataaataagaaagactggggatgtagctcagaggttaggcatgcctgggttcaatcccaagtaccaaaaagaaaaaggaaaaaaaaaaaaaagtctgtgtccCCCGCCAAATGACTGAGCAATAATATATCATGACCTACAGGGTAACATATGAGACTATAAAAATCTTTTCTGGTCTGTTCACCTTTTCCCAGATTCACtcaatatatatgtatgaataatCTTGACCTATTTGCAGTTTCCAAGTGCATGATGATCTCTTTCCATATTGGTATTGGCTATTTCCAGTAAAAAAAGGCCCAAATGATTCCTTTCCAACTGGTAAGctcgcctccccccccccccccccagtataTATAACCTCTTAGGAAACCTCCCTAAACTACTCTAGTATAGCTACTTACTTCCCATATATTTTCAGAGATTCCCTTATTCATTTCCATTCCAGTACGCTGCATGGATTTTCCAATTTTTGTATCTCCAGGTAGTTATCTGACATGTGGTAAAAACTAATTCCTCCCCACCCCTTTAAACAGGTCCCTTAAATTGAGACGAAAAGACAAGTTTCTAACTTATCTCGTTTTggggaatggggattgaactcacaggcatTCCATTCCTGGCTCttatctttcttttacttttaaaaataaatttttaagagtcTTCCTAGTTTTCccaagatggccttgaacttgtgatcctcctaaatcgctgggattacataTAGGCACCACTATATACAGCTCCATGTCACATATTTTGTTAAGGCTGAAAAACTAGCCATATTTATCTGAGTGCTCATTCACTACTCAATTCAATTCTTTTTACTCCTCCTTTTGCCTGATCTGCACAGCACCTTAAGAAAATAgcatgtttattctttcttttcctattaaattATTCAGAAATCCATCTACACAACTCCTTTATTTGTATGCcatgcttagaaaaaaaaaaatcaaatgttacCTTTTCACGCATTCAGGGCATAACATATTATCTTCTAGTCCCGAGGGTGGAAAAATACAGGCAGGTAACAGGAAGAGGGAAATCATCCTCTTGGGAGTGTCAGGGACCCAAGTCTGACCTGCATGGAACTGCAGGCGAACCCAGCCTGCTGTTTCTGCAGAAAGAAATTGTCCATGGACCACACACCACCTGACAcctgggaagggaagagaagcgAATATGAATGGCAAGATCTAGATGTTTCTCCAGTACAACCCCTCAGGAAGTCACTATTTTATCCTTCTATTCTGCTGATAAATCAGTtaagtaaaatacataaaaaagtgcAGGGttcgggcacagtggtgcacatctataatctcagtggctatAATctcagtgccttgggaggctaaggtaggaggatctctagttcaaagccagcctcagcaatggtaaggaGCTGTACAACTccgtgagtccccaaataaaatacaaaatagggctgggcatgtagctcagtggtcaagtgccgcTGAGTTCAACTCttggtaataaataaataaataagtgtaaataaaaaaaaacattatcatCTAGGTTCACAAATTATATAGAACAAGAGAAATGATAGTTAACTTTTTGTAATGCTTGCTTTGTGTCCAGGATTCTAAGTGATTTACCTATTAATATATGTCTTCTTAAGTACATTATTAacatttatatctattttttctttctttttttttaagagagagagaattatatttattttttagtttttggcggatacaacatctttgtttgtatgtggtgctgaggatcgaaccctggctgcacgcatgctaggcgagcacactaccgcttgagccacatccccagccctatctattttttctttcccctccagtactgggaattggaccTCAGatctgctaggcaagcacttcactgagctacaccctcagccgaGCACCAAACATTTCCATGGTCATTGTTTGCTCTCCAACATGACAAGTCATGTGCTTCACATAAGTCTCACAATCATTCTAGGACATAGGTATTTATAATGTTTTCATAGAGAATGACACCAGGGCTTAAGCCAAGCAATTTACCAATGTTTCATACTTAGGAGATAATTAAATCAAGGATTTAAACAGCATCTTTCCTTGTGTTCACTGTTTTGAATGCCTTAAGAGGAAAAGACCTTAGGGGATTAGCCAACCATATTAGATTATGCTTTCTTCCCACCTTAGAATTCTGCTTCGTGATGAAAAAGGACAATTATCCAGTCATCTGGCCAAGAGATCCATCCAAACAAAACTTGGCTACTCATCGACCAAAGAAGTCCCACATGAATCCAATTTCTAATCTACAGTTATTTTAACTAATTCCTTCCCTTTTGCCCCCTTACAGTCTTGCAGTAATAAACATTAACCTGTTTCTTAGGTCTAGTactcacatcttttttttttttttccatttttgtccaCATTTAATGCTATTTTATTAACTTACAAAATAAGACATGGGCATTCtggaatattaggaaaaaaatagaaaagtttggTATAGTAAACAAAATCTTGCATGAACTTGTCATCCAGAAACTACAACTAATGTTAGTGTgtaattaatacatattttgtatcCATTAACAGCATAtccttagatttttttccatgacacttgatattttaaaatatgttcaattaTTAGAGCACTCCTCAATTTTATTCCTGTGTgcgataatttatttaaaagtacaaTAATATCAGACatttagcagtttttaaaaaaatacattttttttagaaagccCATTTCTAATTTTTGATTACAGAGAACTATGAGCTTTGCTATAATTGaggaatttgttcttttttttttttttttggtttatttttttatttttttatttttttctgttgctttgacagtatttatatatatatatatatttttttattggttagtACTCACATCTTAAGGCTGATCTTACCAGAGGTTTGCAGCAAAAAGGCCTCCACAGAAGTAGGGATGGGACACGAATTCACAGCCTTGCGCTGATTGGCTCTGGCAGCGATCCTTGCCCAAGATGCCAATATGGACTCCTGAGCTGAATTTACAACTTCAACAATCATGttagtctcttcctctcttttaacCTTATGCCTTTCCTGAAGCCCTGTTGCATTGGCCTTCCATTTCCTGGAAACTGGCTTCAATCTGGCCTCCTGAGATGTTTCAGGAATATGCTGAAAATGAAATTCATGGTAAGTATTTGGAGAAGTGTTACTGCCATAAGGGT contains:
- the Dppa2 gene encoding LOW QUALITY PROTEIN: developmental pluripotency-associated protein 2 (The sequence of the model RefSeq protein was modified relative to this genomic sequence to represent the inferred CDS: substituted 1 base at 1 genomic stop codon) codes for the protein MKIKQEKDSEQLPPALYCRKSGKNFLEEQFDEENVILTLVPVTEEQEYPIETSVSSTTEIKQEGIKPXNPRKNNEICFPETKPNCKIQPLPLPTILPPINKVSRDTLRNWCQQFNLSTDGQKIEVYLRLQKHAYPEQKYHIPETSQEARLKPVSRKWKANATGLQERHKVKREEETNMIVEVVNSAQESILASWARIAARANQRKAVNSCPIPTSVEAFLLQTSGVRWCVVHGQFLSAETAGWVRLQFHAGQTWVPDTPKRMISLFLLPACIFPPSGLEDNMLCPECVKRNKKMMKGLSITREKKQCTVGYQKVPP